One genomic window of Medicago truncatula cultivar Jemalong A17 chromosome 1, MtrunA17r5.0-ANR, whole genome shotgun sequence includes the following:
- the LOC120577382 gene encoding uncharacterized protein: MASIIKIDSIWIDFSQYDFKDPDQCEPSIIRDNVSEKQLQQECPSQEDCPNNEIVLKNVCKNQISSVSSGKITPGPDETTGHLNEEVAQISTTTRETRSRGRKFKSRVDESCKHVEKVVQNISTATKKIRSRGRKSKSCVDESCKHVEKVVPKVKEDPKANVASIKKANTVGGIVICEPNQSEAKGMKNFLINNNDEESNIDHKGKGNLIQTNELDSSSSSEEEDLAFASHSKLFPYDTLRFGEGASKFFQDGTDFRRQLNIGEGIKENALEDIQIPQNHVQVSTPKL, translated from the exons ATGGCATCCATTATCAAAATTGATTCAATCTGGATTGATTTTTCCCAATACGATTTCAAGGATCCAGACCAATGTGAACCTTCAATTATCAG GGATAATGTGTCAGAGAAACAACTTCAACAAGAATGCCCATCACAAGAAGACTGTCCAA acAATGAAATCGTCTTGAAAAATGTTTGCAAGAATCAAATATCAAGTGTTTCATCAGGAAAAATTACTCCAG gtcctgatgAGACAACAGGTCATCTGAATGAAGAGGTAGCTCAAATAAGCACAACAACCAGAGAAACAAGGAGCAGAGGTAGAAAATTTAAGTCGCGTGTGGATGAATCGTGCAAACATGTTGAAAAGGTAGTTCAAAACATAAGCACGGCAACGAAAAAAATAAGGAGCAGAGGTAGAAAATCTAAGTCATGTGTGGATGAATCGTGCAAACATGTTGAAAAGGTAGTTCCAAAAGTAAAGGAGGACCCAAAAGCAAATGTGGCAAGCATAAAAAAGGCTAACACAGTGGGCGGCATTGTTATTTGTGAACCAAATCAAAGTGAAGCCAAGGGTAtgaagaattttttaataaataataatgatgaagAATCTAACATTGATCATAAAGGAAAAGGGAATTTGATTCAAACAAATGAATTAGATTCTTCATCCTCTTCGGAAGAAGAAGACCTAGCATTTGCATCACATTCTAAACTCTTTCCATATGATACACTACGATTTGGGGAAGGTGCCTCAAAGTTTTTTCAAGATGGAACCGATTTTAGGCGCCAACTCAATATTGGGGAAGGCATCAAAGAAAATGCTTTGGAAGATATCCAGATCCCTCAAAACCATGTCCAAGTAAGTACTCCTAAATTATAA